A window of Flammeovirga kamogawensis genomic DNA:
GGACAAACAAAATTGTTAGCAGAAGATCTAGTAATGCAAAGTTGGCCTTTCAAAACAGCTATTGTCAGAACTTGTCTTGTATATGGTCAAGTAAAAGATATGAGTAGAACTAATATAATGTTATGGGTGAAAAATAATCTTAAGAAAGGAAATTCGATAAAAGTAGTCAACGATCAGTATAGAACCCCTACTTATGTTAAAGATTTAGCACAAGGGTGTTTTTTAATTTTAGATCAAGAAGCAGAAGGTATTTACCATATTTCTGGTAAAGATTATTTAACTCCATATACGATAGCATTAAAAGTAGCTAAAGAACTTAATTTACCTACAAATTTAATAACTGAAGTTACAGCAAATACATTCAAAGAAAATGGTAAGAGACCATTGAAGACAGGGTTTAACATTAGTAAATCAAAAAATATACTCGGATATGAACCAATCTCATTTAACAAAGGTTTAGAAGAAGTAGTGAAATAATTCTTTAATAATGTTAATATTCTATTGTAAAATTGATATATTTGGGCTTGTATTGTTTTACTCAAAAGTGATATCAACTATTTCTATTCATTAATTATGTACATGATTTTCATGAATTTGGCATAATACGTGTATGAGTATAATAGGTAATTGTAATTACTCTTTAAAATGACATTTTTTGACTCCTACTAACAATTTGAGTCTACTTATAAAAAAATTTTATAATGAAAATAAAGACTTCATTTCAAGCTGTTTTATTTTTAGTCTTAATGTTTTTCGCTTTTTCTGAAGTTTCTGCACAAGGAGTTAGAGGAAGAGCACGATTCACATCAAAAAAGAAATATTGGAGTTTCGGTGGAATGATAACCTCTTCAAACTTTATGGGAGACTTATCACCAACACCTAATAAAGGTAGTATTGATTGGTCTAACACATTAGTACAGTTTGGTGGATTTGTTCAAAGAAGATATTTACCGAGGATTTCGGGAAGAGTATCTTTAAATAACAACTTTTTCTCAGGAAGTGATGCAGATGCAGGACGTAATGCAGATAGAGGTTTAGAATTCTTTACTTAT
This region includes:
- a CDS encoding SDR family oxidoreductase; translated protein: MRRKVLITGANGLLGQHLTKLLLTKKNIEVFASGRGKDRLLEKGYNYISLDVSKKSEVDRVITSIQPDIIIHAAAISKVEDCENDNNNAILQNVSATNFLLNAGKSNALKQFIFVSTDFVFSGEKGMLTEEDRRDPPNFYGQTKLLAEDLVMQSWPFKTAIVRTCLVYGQVKDMSRTNIMLWVKNNLKKGNSIKVVNDQYRTPTYVKDLAQGCFLILDQEAEGIYHISGKDYLTPYTIALKVAKELNLPTNLITEVTANTFKENGKRPLKTGFNISKSKNILGYEPISFNKGLEEVVK